The following coding sequences lie in one Prosthecobacter vanneervenii genomic window:
- a CDS encoding SMP-30/gluconolactonase/LRE family protein, with translation MIPELISNHVSEWGEGPIWHGDRLLYVDIETHKIIALTPSNGEEKVWDVGQRVGTVVPRASGGLVWAGDDGFYFLNEETGVSTPIADPEPGMPDNRFNDGKCDPAGRFWAGTICLAKRPEGSLYCLHTDLRVEKKFGPVTNSNGIIWSGDASTMYYIDTPSKKVRAFDFDKDTSAISNERVVWDTSADPSSPDGMTIDSEDRLWIAFCHGAKVVCYDPKSQTVEAQINFPCVETTACAFGGPDLKDLYITTGKKPGFIEPLAGRLFVCHTGAQGVPSHAFGG, from the coding sequence ATGATTCCCGAACTCATTTCCAATCACGTCTCTGAATGGGGCGAAGGCCCCATCTGGCATGGCGACCGCCTCCTCTACGTCGATATCGAAACGCACAAGATCATCGCGCTCACGCCCTCCAACGGCGAGGAGAAGGTGTGGGATGTGGGCCAGCGGGTGGGCACGGTGGTGCCGCGCGCCAGCGGCGGGCTGGTGTGGGCCGGAGATGACGGCTTCTATTTTCTCAATGAAGAAACTGGCGTCAGCACACCCATCGCTGACCCAGAGCCGGGCATGCCTGACAACCGCTTCAACGATGGCAAATGCGATCCCGCAGGCCGCTTCTGGGCCGGCACCATCTGCCTGGCCAAGCGTCCCGAAGGCTCTCTCTACTGCCTGCACACCGACCTGCGTGTGGAGAAGAAATTTGGCCCCGTGACCAACTCCAACGGCATCATCTGGAGCGGCGATGCCAGCACGATGTACTACATCGACACCCCGAGCAAAAAGGTGCGTGCCTTTGATTTCGACAAAGACACCAGCGCCATCTCCAACGAGCGCGTGGTATGGGATACCAGTGCTGATCCTTCCTCTCCTGATGGCATGACGATCGACAGCGAGGACCGCCTCTGGATCGCCTTCTGCCACGGAGCCAAAGTGGTCTGCTATGATCCGAAGTCACAGACCGTAGAGGCTCAGATCAATTTCCCCTGCGTGGAGACCACCGCCTGCGCCTTTGGCGGCCCCGACCTGAAAGACCTCTACATTACCACCGGCAAGAAGCCCGGCTTCATCGAGCCCCTTGCCGGACGCCTCTTCGTCTGCCACACCGGCGCCCAGGGCGTGCCGAGCCACGCGTTCGGCGGGTGA
- a CDS encoding thiamine-phosphate kinase has translation MPTLADIGEDNLIRKLMRGVKLDGDVIAGAGDDCAVVRGSKDEHTLLKTDALVQDVHFTLETPPKLIGRKAIARVVSDFAAMGGTPRHAMITLVAPPSMEVEFLSEVYRGMRTIAKEYGINIVGGETSRGLVLMLSISMSGTVPSKRWLSRSEGKAGDVILVTGRLGGSIHGKHLKFQPRLEEGRWLSENAHPHAMMDISDGLAKDLPRLALASGTHYQVNVASLPCNPGCSFDQAWGDGEDYELLLAVNPRSVKSLLQKWREAFPKLPLTIIGKLVPPGEGRPPDFESTGWDHFALSADG, from the coding sequence ATGCCCACGCTCGCCGACATCGGAGAAGACAATCTCATCCGCAAACTCATGCGCGGTGTGAAGCTGGACGGCGATGTCATCGCCGGGGCAGGGGACGACTGTGCCGTGGTGCGCGGCTCCAAGGACGAGCACACCCTCCTCAAAACCGACGCCCTCGTGCAGGACGTCCACTTCACGCTCGAAACACCGCCCAAGCTCATCGGGCGCAAGGCCATCGCGCGCGTGGTCAGCGACTTCGCGGCCATGGGCGGCACGCCACGCCATGCCATGATCACGCTGGTGGCTCCGCCAAGCATGGAGGTTGAGTTTCTTTCCGAGGTGTATCGTGGCATGCGCACCATTGCCAAAGAGTACGGCATCAACATCGTCGGCGGCGAGACCTCACGCGGGCTGGTGCTCATGCTTTCCATTTCCATGAGCGGCACGGTGCCCTCCAAGCGCTGGCTCTCCCGCAGCGAGGGCAAGGCTGGAGACGTCATCCTCGTCACCGGTCGCCTCGGCGGCTCCATCCATGGCAAGCATCTCAAATTTCAGCCACGCCTTGAGGAAGGCCGCTGGCTCTCTGAAAACGCCCATCCGCATGCCATGATGGACATCAGCGATGGCCTGGCCAAAGACCTTCCGCGTCTCGCTCTCGCCAGCGGCACACACTATCAGGTCAATGTCGCCTCGCTCCCCTGCAATCCTGGCTGCTCCTTCGATCAAGCCTGGGGCGATGGCGAAGACTACGAGCTCCTTCTAGCCGTCAATCCCCGTAGCGTGAAATCCCTGCTGCAGAAATGGCGCGAGGCCTTTCCCAAGCTCCCCCTCACCATCATCGGCAAACTCGTCCCTCCCGGCGAAGGCCGCCCGCCGGACTTTGAGAGCACCGGCTGGGATCACTTTGCGCTGAGTGCAGATGGCTGA
- a CDS encoding outer membrane protein assembly factor BamB family protein translates to MRAPLFLSLLLAASLQAQNTDWPDSRGNAAMTGTSPVELKFPLELAWQFKLMDKPKGQAEMLVSSAVVRGGKVYLGCKDGKFFCLDLTTGKEVWHTEAKGAFDGAAAFAGDFVVAGCQDGFIYAWNAATGKEGWKYETQAEIHAAANVWTDPDTKAQKIIIGSYDYSIYCLDAKSGVKEWAAETGYYINGGSAVGDGKVVFGGCDSVLHVHDVKTGKEERQIEVGAYIGNNVAIADGVIYVSHYGNRVGAYKIADGTKLWEYGEREFEYYAAPAIWENGVYVGGRDKRFHAIDRKTGAQLWEFRARDRIDSSAVICAGKVALFGCDDGYLYALDLKTGKEVWHNEIGAPVKTSAAVAGNYVLFGADDGVLYVFRNGK, encoded by the coding sequence ATGCGCGCCCCGCTTTTCCTCAGCCTCCTCCTCGCCGCCTCCCTGCAGGCCCAGAACACCGACTGGCCAGACTCACGTGGCAATGCCGCCATGACCGGCACCTCGCCGGTGGAGCTGAAATTTCCCCTGGAGCTGGCGTGGCAGTTCAAGCTGATGGACAAGCCGAAGGGGCAGGCGGAGATGCTCGTGTCCAGTGCGGTGGTGCGTGGCGGCAAGGTGTATCTCGGCTGCAAGGACGGGAAGTTTTTCTGCCTGGATCTGACCACGGGCAAGGAAGTCTGGCACACCGAGGCCAAGGGGGCCTTTGACGGAGCGGCCGCGTTTGCAGGAGACTTCGTCGTAGCGGGCTGCCAGGATGGATTTATCTATGCCTGGAACGCTGCCACCGGCAAAGAAGGCTGGAAATATGAAACGCAGGCGGAGATCCACGCCGCCGCCAATGTGTGGACCGATCCCGATACCAAGGCGCAGAAGATCATCATCGGCAGCTACGACTATTCCATCTACTGCCTGGATGCCAAATCAGGCGTCAAAGAATGGGCCGCTGAAACCGGCTACTACATCAACGGCGGCTCTGCGGTGGGGGATGGCAAGGTGGTCTTTGGCGGCTGCGACAGCGTGCTGCATGTGCATGATGTGAAGACCGGCAAGGAGGAGCGCCAGATCGAGGTGGGAGCGTACATCGGCAACAATGTGGCGATTGCAGACGGTGTCATCTACGTGAGCCACTACGGCAACCGAGTGGGGGCCTACAAGATTGCCGACGGCACCAAGCTCTGGGAATACGGTGAGCGTGAATTTGAATACTACGCCGCGCCGGCCATCTGGGAAAACGGCGTGTATGTCGGAGGCAGAGACAAACGCTTTCACGCGATCGACCGCAAGACCGGTGCGCAGCTTTGGGAATTCCGCGCACGGGATCGGATCGACAGCAGCGCCGTCATCTGCGCCGGCAAGGTGGCCCTGTTTGGCTGCGACGACGGGTATCTGTATGCACTGGATCTGAAGACCGGCAAAGAGGTGTGGCACAACGAGATCGGTGCGCCGGTGAAGACCTCAGCAGCCGTAGCGGGGAACTACGTGCTGTTTGGGGCGGATGATGGGGTGCTGTATGTGTTTCGGAACGGGAAGTGA
- a CDS encoding acetylxylan esterase, translating into MKLKLVSAIWLLAALNLQAQAPAAAKEPVAPAAPSAPVLTLKAVTDRADALYKTGEAATLTIEAQQDGKPISGKVTCVFSKDGLQPQPAQTLELKEGKATITGKLDEPGFLQLRVTSGKTTALAAAGYDPLLLKPSMPVPDDFDAFWQAQKAALAQVPLKPVLTPVEKAPKGVEAFDVQIECLGKPVSGYFGRPQGAKPKSLPAILHVHGAGVRSANLGAVSWALNEGGMLSMDINAHGLPNGKPKEYYDALAAGELKDYRIEGAKDREKIYFKGMFLRLIRAIDFLTAQPEWDGKTLIVYGASQGGFQAFAAAGLDARVSFICAGVPAGCDHTGSQANRISGWPKIVPNDASGKPDPEALQASRYFDNMNFATRAKCKGAVVTVGFIDTTCPPTSVYAAYNALTIPKEMHTDVLTGHASTPAASKFMQAAALKHVRENKGK; encoded by the coding sequence ATGAAATTAAAGCTCGTCTCTGCCATCTGGCTCCTCGCTGCGCTCAATCTCCAGGCCCAGGCACCTGCCGCAGCCAAGGAACCCGTCGCTCCAGCAGCCCCCTCTGCTCCGGTGCTGACGCTCAAGGCGGTGACGGATCGCGCAGACGCGCTCTATAAGACAGGTGAAGCGGCCACCTTAACCATCGAGGCACAGCAGGATGGCAAGCCTATCTCGGGCAAAGTGACCTGCGTCTTCTCCAAAGACGGCCTGCAGCCCCAGCCTGCACAAACCTTGGAGCTGAAGGAAGGCAAGGCGACCATCACCGGCAAGCTGGATGAGCCCGGCTTTCTGCAGCTGCGCGTGACCAGCGGCAAGACCACCGCGCTGGCCGCCGCAGGCTATGACCCCCTGCTGCTGAAGCCCAGCATGCCGGTACCAGATGACTTCGATGCTTTCTGGCAGGCACAAAAAGCCGCGCTTGCGCAGGTGCCGCTCAAGCCCGTGCTCACCCCCGTGGAAAAAGCTCCCAAAGGCGTGGAAGCCTTTGACGTGCAGATCGAGTGCCTCGGCAAACCCGTGAGCGGCTACTTTGGCAGGCCGCAGGGGGCCAAGCCCAAATCTCTCCCCGCCATCCTGCACGTGCATGGGGCAGGGGTGCGCAGTGCCAATCTCGGCGCAGTTTCCTGGGCTCTCAATGAAGGCGGCATGCTCTCCATGGACATCAATGCCCATGGCCTGCCCAACGGCAAACCCAAGGAATATTACGACGCACTCGCCGCCGGTGAGTTGAAGGACTACCGCATCGAAGGCGCGAAGGACCGCGAGAAGATCTACTTCAAAGGCATGTTTCTGCGCCTGATCCGCGCCATCGACTTCCTCACAGCCCAGCCCGAGTGGGATGGCAAGACCCTCATCGTTTACGGTGCCAGTCAGGGTGGCTTCCAGGCCTTTGCCGCCGCCGGTCTGGATGCACGCGTTTCCTTCATCTGCGCGGGCGTTCCTGCCGGCTGCGACCACACCGGCAGCCAGGCCAACCGCATCAGCGGCTGGCCCAAGATCGTGCCCAATGACGCCAGCGGCAAGCCAGACCCCGAGGCGCTGCAGGCCTCGCGCTATTTTGACAACATGAACTTTGCCACCCGCGCCAAGTGCAAAGGGGCCGTCGTCACCGTGGGCTTCATCGACACCACCTGCCCGCCCACCAGCGTGTACGCCGCCTACAATGCTCTGACGATTCCCAAGGAAATGCACACCGACGTGCTCACCGGCCATGCCAGTACTCCTGCCGCCAGCAAATTCATGCAGGCCGCAGCGCTGAAGCATGTGCGGGAAAACAAAGGAAAGTAA
- a CDS encoding phosphodiester glycosidase family protein — MSRKRGCLKMLLLLALAGVLLAWLAGEVFFNLNSNLVAVSVYDSKQPLQILTKRAGWKPATALTAGDLDAALIERHRETGMRWATLKVRRPGGALATISQRLFGAEVQVVSFSPERFDFMTSYQPKFALTTARERMAEGNLWFAITANFRDPKGRPMGWVYHEGRQVNPAFGDWSGCFFVKDGRPWCGPKSLLTDVPGLIQEGCQVYPSVMKNHTTFSYVDLKPDEFFDGSKVSYRSLAGMRRDGTIVFVLSGDGGVMTVSEVTEIARKLDVQHATLLDGGRALQYSIRTDDGPWHFHSFNTELPFKHKWLERQRSPVYIGIRRKAPAIVQGP, encoded by the coding sequence ATGTCCAGAAAACGCGGATGCCTCAAAATGCTTCTGCTGCTCGCCCTTGCCGGTGTGCTGCTGGCCTGGCTTGCAGGCGAGGTGTTTTTCAATCTAAACAGCAATCTGGTGGCGGTGAGCGTGTATGACTCCAAGCAGCCGCTGCAGATCCTGACCAAGCGCGCCGGGTGGAAGCCCGCCACCGCGCTGACGGCGGGAGATCTCGACGCCGCGCTGATCGAGCGCCACCGCGAGACCGGCATGCGCTGGGCGACGCTTAAGGTGCGCCGCCCTGGAGGAGCGCTTGCCACGATCTCCCAGCGCCTCTTTGGCGCGGAGGTGCAGGTGGTGTCTTTTTCGCCAGAGCGATTTGATTTCATGACCTCCTACCAGCCGAAGTTTGCGCTGACCACCGCGCGGGAGCGGATGGCGGAAGGGAACCTGTGGTTTGCCATCACTGCCAATTTCCGCGACCCCAAAGGCCGCCCGATGGGCTGGGTGTACCACGAAGGCCGCCAGGTGAATCCAGCCTTTGGTGACTGGAGCGGCTGCTTCTTTGTGAAAGACGGCCGCCCCTGGTGCGGGCCCAAGTCTCTCCTGACCGATGTGCCCGGCCTCATTCAGGAAGGCTGCCAGGTCTATCCCTCGGTGATGAAGAACCACACCACCTTCTCCTACGTGGATCTGAAGCCGGATGAGTTCTTTGACGGCTCCAAGGTCAGCTACCGATCTCTGGCCGGAATGCGGCGGGACGGCACCATCGTTTTTGTCCTCTCAGGCGACGGCGGTGTGATGACTGTGAGCGAGGTGACGGAGATCGCCCGCAAGCTGGACGTGCAGCATGCCACCCTACTGGATGGTGGCCGTGCGCTGCAGTACTCGATAAGGACCGACGATGGGCCGTGGCACTTTCATTCCTTCAACACCGAACTGCCCTTCAAGCACAAGTGGCTGGAGCGGCAGAGGTCGCCGGTGTACATCGGCATCCGGCGGAAGGCGCCGGCGATTGTGCAGGGGCCGTAG
- the tsaB gene encoding tRNA (adenosine(37)-N6)-threonylcarbamoyltransferase complex dimerization subunit type 1 TsaB: protein MLLALDLSTAHGSIAVVRGAEVLFRASFQSERSHNAQVFAPLREALAAAGDELKGVVIGNGPGSYTGVRIAIAAAQGIAVSRGVWCVGWSSLTAPDVEAPQSYPIIGDARRQSFYLAQVENGRLLPELDIVSADEARARTADGQTWYTFDPKPPLGLSTLRSARPDAARLAQIVQALPADELASLTAQPLIPHYLAEAFITMPKRPALSPTS, encoded by the coding sequence ATGCTCCTCGCTCTCGATCTCTCCACCGCTCACGGCAGCATTGCCGTGGTTCGTGGCGCGGAGGTGCTGTTTAGGGCCTCGTTTCAGTCAGAGCGCTCGCACAATGCCCAGGTCTTCGCCCCGCTGCGCGAGGCGCTGGCGGCAGCTGGAGATGAGCTGAAGGGCGTCGTGATTGGCAATGGTCCCGGCTCCTACACCGGCGTGCGCATCGCCATCGCGGCAGCGCAGGGCATCGCAGTTTCGCGTGGTGTATGGTGCGTGGGCTGGTCCTCTCTCACCGCTCCCGATGTGGAGGCACCGCAGAGCTACCCCATCATCGGCGATGCCCGCCGTCAGAGCTTTTACTTGGCCCAGGTGGAAAACGGCCGGCTGCTGCCAGAGCTGGACATCGTCTCCGCGGATGAAGCACGCGCCCGCACTGCCGATGGGCAGACGTGGTACACCTTTGACCCCAAGCCACCACTGGGCCTGAGCACCCTGCGCAGCGCCAGGCCGGACGCGGCACGTCTGGCGCAAATCGTGCAGGCTCTGCCCGCCGATGAACTGGCCTCCCTCACCGCCCAGCCGCTCATTCCGCATTATCTGGCCGAGGCCTTCATCACGATGCCGAAGCGCCCTGCACTTTCTCCCACCTCATGA
- the tsaE gene encoding tRNA (adenosine(37)-N6)-threonylcarbamoyltransferase complex ATPase subunit type 1 TsaE: protein MIAITLHTAEDAHSWGMQLALTLAAGDVVALCGTLGAGKTQITRGIVAGMNSQAAVTSPTFTLVHEYLDGRLPVFHFDFYRMDSAAEVIGIGWDEFLTEPGVVIVEWADMFPELLPPHTRWFHIEPQTGGERVVTESSKS from the coding sequence ATGATCGCCATCACCCTGCACACCGCTGAAGACGCCCACTCCTGGGGCATGCAGCTCGCTCTGACTCTCGCTGCGGGAGATGTGGTGGCTCTGTGCGGTACGCTGGGCGCTGGCAAGACGCAGATCACGCGCGGCATCGTGGCCGGCATGAATTCCCAGGCCGCCGTCACCAGCCCCACCTTCACGCTGGTGCACGAGTATCTGGATGGCCGCCTCCCAGTATTCCATTTCGACTTCTACCGCATGGACTCCGCCGCCGAAGTCATCGGCATCGGCTGGGATGAGTTTCTCACCGAACCCGGCGTCGTCATCGTCGAATGGGCCGACATGTTTCCCGAGCTGCTCCCGCCGCACACGCGTTGGTTTCACATTGAGCCGCAGACGGGTGGAGAGCGCGTCGTTACGGAGTCCTCCAAATCATGA
- a CDS encoding FAD-dependent oxidoreductase translates to MMRAFLALSTLLASLHAETSSRKVDVCVYGATPGGIVAAVTAHQEGCSVLIVEPSRWVGGILGAGIKPMQDCAAPAAVGGLTTSRVFKLGNSPEVIRKAFAAWLEEEKIPVLFEHRVQKAEKTGTSITKLVLELAPPDAHGVPAPKATQTEAATVEAKVFIDASYEGDVLAAAAVPYAVGRESKEVFNEELAGVGPTTNWTPIDPYVVPGDPQSGLLPLVDKDHGLPKGAADDYTQAYNYRFYVTRDPAKRIPIEKPAGYDAKDFEVVGRYVEHLVRTTEGGEAKLLKRLREIFPGWLNSGEYNYKRESLVTIAPLGVSRYYQDGSREAKTRVWQQHLDYLSGLHEFLSTDPRVPEKFRQETAELGLNRTMHEDTAGWPHQLYVRISRRMQGPYVLTLADVWNKTQVTDSVGLALYGVDIYPVRRYAVADPSTGKMGVATEGNMFVGGSEGTGHPYPIPYRALTPKAEACGNLLVPVCFSASYIAYASARMEPVFCVMGESAGVAAAQAINEGVTVQQINVAKLQQSLLKRGQILQWTGPNVRPKPGAVAAGEWESKEAWSEEKPGWDWLFPFIDTSKDGKISRDEHEAFQEYKKQHPDWVKELKSKQGR, encoded by the coding sequence ATGATGCGCGCCTTCCTCGCCCTCTCAACCCTGCTGGCCTCACTCCATGCAGAAACCTCTTCCCGCAAAGTGGACGTCTGCGTGTATGGAGCCACGCCCGGCGGCATCGTGGCGGCAGTCACCGCGCATCAGGAAGGCTGCTCGGTTCTCATTGTAGAGCCCAGCCGCTGGGTGGGCGGCATTCTCGGCGCGGGGATCAAGCCCATGCAGGACTGCGCAGCCCCGGCTGCCGTGGGCGGGCTGACGACGAGCCGCGTCTTCAAGCTTGGCAACAGTCCCGAGGTCATCCGCAAGGCCTTCGCCGCCTGGCTGGAAGAGGAGAAGATCCCCGTGCTCTTCGAGCATCGCGTGCAGAAAGCGGAAAAGACGGGCACGTCGATCACCAAGCTGGTGCTGGAACTCGCGCCACCCGATGCCCACGGCGTTCCTGCGCCTAAGGCCACACAGACGGAAGCCGCTACCGTGGAGGCCAAAGTGTTTATCGACGCCAGCTACGAGGGCGATGTGCTGGCTGCGGCTGCCGTCCCTTATGCCGTGGGGCGTGAATCAAAGGAGGTCTTCAATGAGGAGCTCGCAGGCGTCGGACCGACCACCAACTGGACCCCCATCGACCCCTATGTGGTGCCGGGCGATCCCCAGAGCGGACTGCTGCCGTTGGTGGACAAAGACCACGGCCTGCCCAAAGGCGCGGCGGATGACTACACCCAGGCCTACAACTACCGCTTCTACGTCACGCGAGATCCCGCCAAACGCATCCCGATTGAAAAACCCGCAGGCTATGATGCCAAAGACTTCGAAGTGGTCGGCCGCTACGTGGAGCATCTCGTCCGCACCACCGAGGGCGGCGAGGCCAAGCTGCTCAAGCGCCTGCGGGAAATCTTCCCCGGCTGGCTCAACAGCGGAGAGTACAACTACAAGCGCGAGTCCCTCGTGACCATCGCGCCGCTGGGCGTGAGCCGTTATTACCAGGACGGCAGCCGCGAGGCCAAGACGCGCGTGTGGCAGCAGCATCTGGACTACCTGAGCGGCCTGCACGAGTTCCTCAGCACCGACCCGCGTGTGCCAGAGAAGTTCCGCCAGGAGACAGCAGAGCTCGGGCTCAACCGCACCATGCATGAAGACACCGCCGGCTGGCCCCATCAGCTCTACGTCCGCATCTCCCGCCGCATGCAGGGCCCCTATGTGCTCACGCTCGCGGATGTGTGGAACAAGACGCAGGTGACAGACAGCGTGGGCCTGGCGCTTTACGGCGTGGACATCTATCCTGTGCGCCGCTACGCCGTGGCCGATCCCTCCACCGGGAAGATGGGCGTCGCCACCGAGGGAAACATGTTCGTCGGCGGTTCGGAAGGCACTGGGCATCCCTATCCCATCCCGTATCGTGCGCTCACCCCCAAGGCCGAGGCCTGCGGCAATCTGCTGGTGCCCGTCTGCTTCTCGGCCAGCTACATCGCCTACGCTTCAGCCCGCATGGAGCCCGTCTTCTGCGTTATGGGAGAATCCGCTGGCGTCGCCGCCGCGCAGGCCATTAACGAAGGTGTGACGGTGCAGCAGATCAACGTGGCCAAGCTGCAACAGAGCCTGCTCAAGCGCGGCCAGATTCTGCAATGGACCGGCCCCAACGTGCGCCCCAAACCCGGTGCCGTAGCTGCTGGCGAGTGGGAGTCCAAAGAGGCTTGGAGCGAAGAAAAGCCCGGCTGGGATTGGCTCTTTCCCTTCATCGACACCAGCAAGGACGGCAAGATTTCCAGGGATGAACACGAGGCCTTTCAGGAATACAAGAAGCAGCATCCCGATTGGGTGAAGGAACTGAAGAGCAAGCAAGGACGCTAG
- a CDS encoding SMI1/KNR4 family protein: MSQKRPRIIGTTDEAIDKAEAALDRKLPPSLRSWLIQNNGLGIEDITIFPVLDQRDPRTTWDSIDKRVNTGWKDWISNFDEDSGAFSHLLPFADFGSGDYYCLDYSRVNPQGEPPVVKWSHETGETEHRADSFSEFAIMAKEGEFSGD, translated from the coding sequence ATGAGTCAAAAGAGGCCAAGAATTATTGGAACCACCGACGAAGCGATCGACAAGGCTGAAGCTGCTCTTGATCGAAAGTTGCCACCTTCGCTAAGGAGTTGGTTGATCCAGAACAACGGGCTAGGCATTGAAGACATTACCATCTTTCCTGTTTTAGATCAGAGGGACCCACGCACCACTTGGGATTCGATTGATAAGCGAGTTAACACAGGCTGGAAAGATTGGATCTCAAACTTTGACGAAGACTCGGGTGCATTCAGCCATTTGCTGCCTTTTGCTGACTTTGGTTCTGGAGACTACTATTGCCTGGATTATTCCCGGGTGAATCCCCAGGGTGAGCCCCCTGTGGTCAAATGGTCTCACGAAACGGGAGAAACCGAACACAGGGCTGATTCCTTCTCTGAGTTTGCAATTATGGCCAAAGAGGGTGAATTCAGCGGGGACTGA
- a CDS encoding DUF2726 domain-containing protein, with protein sequence MKLIAPDPEMRLAMPYEYSAKPLLTPTEAKFHACLLQITQERCRIQIKPRLADVFQHENKNGAFQMISQKHVDFLICRNDDWMPMLGIELDDASHNTAKARERDMFVNLLFASTGVPLLRLPVQELDQLELLVEELTRAWNHRWKTLEMGGTN encoded by the coding sequence ATGAAGCTCATTGCTCCCGATCCCGAAATGCGTCTGGCCATGCCTTACGAATACTCGGCCAAACCACTGCTGACGCCGACGGAGGCCAAGTTTCACGCATGCCTTTTGCAGATCACTCAGGAGCGCTGCCGCATTCAAATCAAACCCAGGCTCGCAGATGTGTTCCAGCATGAGAACAAAAACGGAGCTTTTCAGATGATCAGCCAGAAGCACGTGGATTTCCTTATCTGCCGTAACGACGACTGGATGCCCATGCTCGGCATCGAGTTGGACGATGCCAGCCACAACACCGCCAAGGCCAGGGAGCGCGACATGTTTGTAAACCTGCTCTTTGCCTCCACCGGCGTGCCGCTGCTGCGCCTGCCCGTGCAGGAGCTGGATCAACTCGAACTCCTCGTCGAAGAGCTGACCCGCGCCTGGAACCATCGCTGGAAAACGCTGGAGATGGGTGGCACAAATTAA
- a CDS encoding cupin domain-containing protein, whose amino-acid sequence MEKTIHSPFGFSDGSSLLSAAHRISSNSPVIQTGSVQQQDLHPAPINPEWILEGNPIARASTLAIAADQTLSCAVWECHAGRFKWIYGLDEIVQILEGEVVIEEQNEGRKVHTLRAGDTAFFPDGLTTHWTVTKYVKKFAIHRNIRRSIAWRARRKLRHLFGLIPKVGMGCYGALTQMETAAAALGMA is encoded by the coding sequence ATGGAAAAAACAATCCACTCACCTTTCGGCTTTAGCGATGGCAGCTCGCTCCTCTCCGCTGCGCATCGAATTTCCAGCAACTCTCCAGTCATCCAGACGGGTTCCGTCCAGCAGCAGGATCTCCATCCAGCCCCCATCAATCCCGAATGGATTCTGGAGGGCAACCCGATCGCCCGGGCTTCCACGCTGGCCATCGCGGCCGACCAGACGCTCTCATGCGCAGTCTGGGAGTGCCACGCGGGCCGGTTCAAGTGGATATACGGCCTGGATGAGATCGTGCAGATTCTGGAAGGAGAGGTGGTGATCGAGGAACAGAATGAAGGCCGCAAGGTCCACACGCTGCGTGCTGGCGACACCGCCTTCTTCCCCGATGGCCTGACCACCCACTGGACAGTGACGAAATACGTCAAGAAATTCGCCATCCACCGCAACATCCGCCGCTCCATCGCCTGGCGTGCCCGGCGCAAGCTGCGCCATCTCTTCGGCCTCATCCCCAAGGTCGGCATGGGCTGCTACGGTGCCTTGACCCAGATGGAGACTGCCGCTGCGGCCTTGGGGATGGCGTGA
- a CDS encoding peptidylprolyl isomerase: MFAALMALIINGEQIDDEIIEAEFRHIKSHFERTLQVACCERDPEFRTMAKDNVASRVLLNQESRRRHPEVSEEEITARLNKLIDEAGGETQFYVNIGMPMKDASLVRENVAGGVRLDKTLQEIYAPEPEPTEAELRACYEANLKHYMTDEEIRASHITKGLQGATSRQEIYMAMRDIRSQLLAGADFAKLAEEHRNDEQQQIDLGWFKRGEFMEEFETIAFSMGEGEISPVFTTQLGFHVCTLTGRRPSVARPFDEVKEDVRNRFIEEYRDKKFNAFLEELKAKAKIEDTDPEGENCQH; this comes from the coding sequence ATGTTCGCGGCCCTTATGGCACTTATCATCAACGGCGAGCAGATCGACGACGAAATCATCGAGGCGGAGTTCCGCCACATCAAAAGCCATTTCGAGCGCACCCTCCAAGTGGCGTGCTGCGAGCGCGATCCCGAATTCCGCACGATGGCCAAGGACAACGTGGCCTCCCGCGTGCTGCTGAACCAGGAAAGCCGCCGCCGCCACCCCGAAGTCTCCGAGGAGGAAATCACTGCGCGGCTGAACAAGCTGATCGACGAAGCCGGGGGTGAAACGCAGTTCTATGTGAACATCGGCATGCCCATGAAGGATGCCTCCCTGGTGCGCGAAAACGTGGCTGGCGGTGTGCGCCTGGACAAGACGCTACAGGAGATCTACGCCCCCGAACCCGAGCCCACCGAGGCCGAACTGCGCGCCTGCTACGAGGCCAACCTGAAGCACTACATGACCGACGAAGAGATCCGTGCCTCCCACATCACCAAAGGACTGCAGGGTGCCACGAGCCGCCAGGAGATCTACATGGCCATGCGCGACATCCGCTCCCAGCTGCTGGCGGGGGCGGACTTTGCCAAGCTGGCCGAGGAGCACCGCAATGACGAGCAGCAGCAGATTGATCTGGGGTGGTTCAAGCGCGGTGAGTTCATGGAGGAGTTTGAGACCATCGCCTTTTCCATGGGCGAGGGCGAGATCAGCCCCGTCTTCACCACGCAGCTGGGCTTTCACGTCTGCACCCTGACCGGCCGCCGCCCCTCGGTGGCGCGCCCGTTTGACGAAGTGAAGGAGGACGTCCGCAACCGTTTCATCGAAGAATACCGCGACAAAAAATTCAACGCGTTCCTCGAAGAACTGAAAGCAAAGGCCAAGATCGAAGACACCGATCCCGAAGGCGAGAACTGCCAGCACTGA